From Desmodus rotundus isolate HL8 chromosome 12, HLdesRot8A.1, whole genome shotgun sequence, one genomic window encodes:
- the SCN1B gene encoding sodium channel regulatory subunit beta-1 translates to MGTLLAFVVGTALVSSAWAGCVEVDSETEAVYGETFKILCISCKRRSETTAETFTEWTFRQKGTEEFVKILRYENEVLQLEEDERFEGRVVWNGSRGTKDLQDLSIFITNVTYNHSGDYECHVYRLLFFENYEYKTTVIKKIHVDVVDKANRDMASIVSEIMMYVLIVVLTIWLVAEMVYCYKKIAAATEAAAQENASEYLAITSESKENCTGVQVAE, encoded by the exons ATGGGGACACTGCTGGCCTTCGTGGTCGGCACGGCGCTGG TGTCCTCCGCCTGGGCGGGCTGCGTGGAGGTGGACTCCGAGACAGAGGCCGTGTACGGAGAGACTTTCAAAATTCTGTGCATCTCCTGCAAGCGCCGCAGCGAGACCACCGCTGAGACCTTCACGGAGTGGACCTTCCGCCAGAAGGGCACTGAGGAGTTTGTCAAG ATCCTGCGCTATGAGAACGAGGTGCTGCAGCTGGAGGAAGATGAGCGCTTTGAGGGCCGTGTGGTGTGGAACGGCAGCCGGGGCACCAAGGACCTGCAGGACCTGTCCATCTTCATCACGAATGTCACCTACAACCACTCGGGCGACTACGAGTGCCACGTCTACCGCCTGCTCTTCTTCGAAAACTACGAGTACAAAACCACCGTCATCAAAAAGATCCACGTGGATGTGGTGGACAAAG cCAACAGAGACATGGCGTCCATCGTGTCTGAGATCATGATGTATGTGCTCATCGTGGTGTTGACCATATGGCTTGTGGCAGAGATGGTTTATTGTTACAAGAAGATCGCTGCTGCCACGGAGGCTGCTGCTCAAGAAAATGC CTCGGAATACTTGGCCATCACCTCAGAAAGTAAAGAGAACTGTACGGGTGTCCAGGTGGCCGAATAG